Proteins encoded in a region of the Paenibacillus pedocola genome:
- a CDS encoding glycoside hydrolase family 95 protein — protein MNEYKLWYAKPAEGWSQGLPLGNGRIGAVVISSPGREVWEMSEVTFWSGQAEAVPGNGRGKEALEEMRAAFFAGDYEGGGRLAKQSLMPVKSNFGTHLGLCRITLDFADAKPNLAGENFRRELDLSQALVRSFSDTEGGWLKREVFASHPGDVLAARIWGQSPERVSFTLTLQGITETFETRAAAPDTLEFRAQATERVHSSGKCGVWSQGQLKIVTAGGSVECGADTLRVTGADEAWIYFTVATDYRKEDTGWAEAGSRALAGAVAAGYERLRGEHIADYRREFGTVELELGNLPQSVLPTDERMRRLRQGEGGDPQLYALFLQYGRYLMIAGSRADSPLPLHLQGIWNDGEACRMGWSCDYHLDVNTQMNYYPAEVIGLGDSHLPLMAYIEDLAQAGRAAARYFYGAAGWVAHVFSNAWGFAAPGWDTSWGLNVTGGLWLAAHMMEHFRYSRDTAFLKNQAYPVLKEAAVFFLDYMTIHPKYGWLVTGPSNSPENHFYPDGPESGVQQLSMGTTVDQELVRELFEFCREAAGLLGVDEEFRAQLAEAIRKLPPLQIGSRGQLQEWLEDFDEAQPEHRHFSHLYALYPGSQITPEDTPELAAAMRVTLENRMLQDELEDVEFTAALFALGFARLHDGDQALRHVSHLIGELCFDNLLSYSRSGIGGAETNIFVIDGNFGGTAAIAEMLLQSHAGYIHLLPALPAAWGTGKVTGLRAKGNAEVDITWENGELTRAVIRTHLAGRVTVRCGGRKTELEAAAGGVYRLDAQLQRGAS, from the coding sequence ATGAACGAATACAAATTGTGGTATGCCAAACCTGCAGAGGGCTGGTCTCAGGGCCTGCCGCTCGGAAACGGCAGAATCGGGGCGGTCGTGATATCCTCGCCGGGCCGCGAAGTATGGGAGATGAGCGAGGTAACCTTCTGGTCGGGCCAGGCGGAGGCTGTTCCTGGCAACGGCCGCGGCAAAGAGGCGCTGGAAGAGATGCGTGCAGCCTTTTTCGCCGGCGATTATGAAGGGGGGGGCCGGCTGGCCAAGCAGAGCCTGATGCCGGTCAAATCAAACTTCGGTACCCACTTAGGCCTATGCCGGATTACGCTTGATTTTGCCGATGCGAAGCCGAACCTTGCCGGTGAGAATTTCCGGCGGGAGCTGGATTTAAGCCAGGCGCTGGTGCGGAGCTTCAGCGATACGGAAGGCGGCTGGCTGAAACGTGAAGTATTCGCCTCTCATCCTGGCGATGTGCTCGCTGCCCGAATCTGGGGACAGTCGCCTGAACGCGTCTCGTTTACCTTGACACTACAAGGGATCACGGAGACGTTCGAGACGCGTGCTGCCGCGCCGGATACACTGGAATTCCGCGCACAGGCGACGGAGCGCGTTCACAGTAGCGGCAAATGCGGCGTCTGGAGCCAGGGACAGCTCAAAATTGTAACAGCCGGCGGCAGCGTAGAATGCGGCGCAGATACGCTGCGGGTTACCGGTGCGGATGAGGCATGGATCTATTTTACCGTTGCCACCGATTACCGTAAGGAGGATACAGGCTGGGCGGAGGCGGGCAGCCGGGCGCTTGCCGGCGCTGTCGCTGCAGGGTATGAACGGCTGCGCGGGGAGCATATTGCCGATTACCGCCGGGAATTTGGCACAGTGGAGCTCGAACTGGGCAATCTGCCGCAATCCGTGCTGCCGACGGATGAACGGATGCGGAGGCTGCGTCAGGGCGAAGGCGGGGACCCGCAGCTGTATGCTTTGTTCCTGCAATACGGCCGGTATCTGATGATCGCCGGTTCCCGCGCCGATTCTCCGCTGCCGCTGCACCTGCAGGGCATCTGGAATGACGGTGAAGCCTGCCGGATGGGCTGGAGCTGCGATTATCATCTCGATGTGAACACGCAGATGAATTATTACCCGGCTGAGGTCATCGGCCTCGGTGACAGCCATCTTCCGCTGATGGCTTACATTGAGGATCTGGCGCAGGCCGGCCGTGCGGCAGCGCGGTATTTTTACGGCGCAGCGGGCTGGGTGGCTCATGTGTTCTCCAATGCCTGGGGCTTTGCAGCCCCGGGCTGGGATACATCCTGGGGGCTCAACGTAACTGGCGGCCTGTGGCTGGCGGCGCATATGATGGAACATTTCCGCTACAGCCGCGACACAGCGTTCCTTAAGAATCAGGCCTACCCCGTGCTGAAAGAAGCAGCGGTCTTTTTCCTCGATTATATGACGATCCATCCGAAATACGGCTGGCTCGTCACCGGACCATCCAATTCGCCGGAAAATCATTTCTATCCGGATGGACCTGAATCGGGCGTCCAGCAGCTGTCGATGGGAACGACGGTAGACCAGGAGCTGGTACGGGAGCTGTTCGAGTTCTGCCGGGAGGCGGCCGGACTGCTCGGTGTGGATGAGGAATTTCGTGCGCAGCTGGCAGAAGCGATCCGCAAGCTCCCGCCGCTGCAAATCGGCAGCCGCGGTCAATTGCAGGAATGGCTGGAGGATTTTGATGAAGCCCAGCCGGAGCACCGTCATTTTTCGCATCTGTACGCGCTGTATCCCGGCAGCCAGATTACACCGGAAGACACACCGGAGCTTGCAGCCGCTATGCGGGTAACGCTGGAGAACCGGATGTTGCAGGATGAGCTGGAGGATGTGGAGTTTACGGCAGCGCTGTTTGCCCTCGGCTTTGCAAGGCTGCATGACGGTGACCAGGCGCTCCGGCATGTTTCTCATCTAATTGGCGAGCTATGCTTCGATAATCTGCTGTCGTATTCCAGATCGGGCATCGGCGGCGCAGAGACGAATATCTTCGTCATCGACGGCAATTTCGGCGGAACGGCAGCCATTGCAGAAATGCTGCTGCAAAGCCATGCGGGCTATATTCATCTGCTGCCGGCGCTTCCCGCAGCCTGGGGAACGGGCAAAGTAACGGGGCTCCGTGCCAAAGGCAATGCTGAGGTCGATATCACGTGGGAGAACGGGGAACTGACCAGAGCGGTGATCCGGACGCATCTTGCCGGGCGGGTGACTGTCCGCTGCGGCGGACGGAAGACAGAGCTGGAAGCGGCCGCGGGCGGCGTGTATAGGCTGGATGCCCAATTGCAGCGGGGAGCGTCATGA
- a CDS encoding glycoside hydrolase family 38 C-terminal domain-containing protein: protein MKTLYLLSNAHLDPVWQWEWEEGAAAAVSTFRAAAGFCEEYDGYIFNHNEAILYQWVEEYEPALFTRIQRLVRQGRWHIMGGWYLQPDCNMPSGESFARQILAGRSYFREKFGVRPTTAINFDSFGHSRGLVQIMQQAGYDSYIFMRPDEHAGLPGQDFIWEGFAGSSVMAHKITDAYHSALGKADQKIADWLATHADEPIGLLLWGVGNHGGGPSRLDLDAMAARIEQSGEFRLVHATPEQYFAALPEVKELPRYSGDLNPRFVGCYTSMIRIKQKHRQLENELYMTEKMLAAAGLHGLLPYPARDLAEAQHDLLTAQFHDILPGTSIQPAEEASLRQLDHGLEITARLKARAFFALAAGQPQAKPKEYPILIYNPHPYPVSGIFECEFMLEDQNWLEQFSNPAVYQGSKRIPSQAEKEHSNLNLDWRKRVVFRAELAPAAMKRFDCRIEPLERKPAPALEVRDGAFYFRTEELYVTVNAGTGLIDEYSAGGVSYLLPGAFAPLVVADNEDPWRMDTDEFREVIGQFTLMDEREGSLFCGIKEMIPPVHVIEEGNVRTVIESVLQYNDSRLVLTYKLPKQGTEIEVHVRVYWNEKDRMLKLSVPTVLADALYTGQTAFGVQELAAGGQEVAAQKWTALQSAKRGQMLTVINDGIYGSDCCAGEIRLSLLRGAGYCAHPIGNRPIMPQDRFLPRIDQGERCFTFWLNAGELEERAGRIDREALRHAERPFALSFFPSGEGYSHGTAIALTDETVQMSAFKKEQDGEGYIVRLFEPTGYPRCTGLSVPALGITEKVELKGFEIVTLRIEPQNGAFTRVGICEESLISGGMQSHG from the coding sequence ATGAAGACACTATATTTACTGAGCAATGCTCATCTTGATCCGGTGTGGCAATGGGAGTGGGAGGAAGGCGCGGCGGCCGCCGTCTCCACCTTCCGTGCGGCTGCCGGGTTTTGCGAGGAATATGACGGGTACATTTTTAACCACAATGAAGCGATTTTGTATCAGTGGGTCGAGGAATACGAACCAGCATTGTTTACCCGCATCCAGCGGCTGGTACGGCAGGGAAGATGGCATATCATGGGCGGCTGGTATTTGCAGCCGGACTGCAACATGCCGTCGGGTGAATCGTTCGCACGCCAAATACTGGCGGGCCGGAGTTATTTCCGTGAAAAGTTCGGCGTACGGCCGACGACGGCAATCAATTTTGACTCCTTCGGCCACAGCCGGGGGCTGGTGCAGATTATGCAGCAGGCGGGCTACGACTCTTATATCTTTATGCGCCCTGATGAGCACGCCGGACTGCCGGGTCAGGATTTCATTTGGGAAGGTTTTGCCGGCAGCAGCGTGATGGCGCATAAAATCACAGACGCCTACCATTCGGCGCTCGGCAAAGCCGATCAGAAGATTGCTGACTGGCTCGCAACGCATGCGGATGAGCCGATCGGCCTGCTGCTATGGGGCGTCGGCAACCATGGCGGCGGCCCTTCCCGGCTCGATTTGGACGCCATGGCGGCGAGAATAGAGCAGTCCGGGGAGTTCCGGCTGGTTCATGCGACGCCGGAGCAGTATTTTGCCGCGCTGCCGGAGGTGAAGGAGCTGCCGCGGTACTCGGGGGATCTCAATCCCCGTTTTGTAGGCTGTTATACTTCCATGATCCGCATCAAGCAGAAACACCGGCAGCTCGAAAATGAACTGTATATGACGGAGAAAATGCTTGCCGCAGCAGGGCTGCACGGCTTGCTCCCATACCCGGCCCGTGATCTGGCGGAAGCTCAGCACGATCTGCTGACCGCCCAGTTCCATGACATTCTGCCTGGAACATCAATCCAGCCCGCCGAGGAAGCTTCGCTGCGGCAGCTGGATCACGGCCTGGAAATCACCGCGCGGCTAAAAGCGCGGGCATTCTTCGCATTGGCCGCCGGACAGCCGCAGGCGAAGCCCAAGGAATATCCGATCCTAATTTATAATCCGCATCCGTATCCGGTAAGCGGCATATTCGAATGCGAATTCATGCTGGAGGACCAGAACTGGCTGGAGCAGTTCTCGAATCCGGCCGTGTATCAAGGCAGCAAGCGGATTCCGTCACAGGCGGAGAAGGAGCACAGCAATCTGAATCTCGACTGGCGCAAACGTGTGGTGTTCCGGGCGGAGCTGGCGCCCGCCGCGATGAAACGTTTCGACTGCCGGATCGAGCCGCTGGAACGGAAACCGGCACCAGCGCTTGAAGTCCGGGATGGCGCCTTTTATTTCCGTACGGAGGAGCTGTATGTAACGGTCAATGCCGGTACTGGCCTGATCGACGAGTATTCGGCAGGCGGCGTGTCCTATCTGCTTCCGGGTGCTTTTGCCCCGCTGGTCGTCGCCGACAACGAAGACCCGTGGCGGATGGACACCGATGAATTCCGTGAAGTTATCGGCCAGTTTACGCTGATGGATGAGCGGGAGGGCAGCCTGTTTTGCGGCATCAAGGAAATGATTCCCCCGGTTCACGTCATCGAAGAAGGTAATGTGCGGACGGTCATTGAATCCGTGCTGCAGTACAACGACTCCCGCCTTGTCCTCACCTACAAGCTGCCGAAACAAGGTACGGAAATCGAAGTCCACGTCCGCGTCTATTGGAACGAAAAAGACCGCATGCTCAAGCTATCGGTTCCGACCGTTCTGGCGGATGCCTTGTATACCGGCCAGACAGCATTCGGCGTGCAGGAACTCGCTGCAGGTGGCCAGGAGGTTGCTGCGCAGAAATGGACCGCGCTGCAATCCGCGAAACGTGGGCAAATGCTGACTGTAATCAACGACGGCATTTACGGCTCCGATTGCTGCGCCGGCGAAATCCGCCTGTCCCTGCTGCGCGGCGCCGGCTACTGCGCCCACCCGATTGGCAACCGGCCGATCATGCCGCAGGACCGCTTTTTGCCGCGGATTGATCAGGGCGAACGCTGCTTTACCTTCTGGCTGAACGCCGGGGAACTGGAAGAGCGGGCCGGAAGGATCGACCGGGAAGCTCTGAGGCATGCCGAAAGGCCGTTTGCGCTGTCGTTTTTTCCTTCGGGTGAAGGATATTCTCACGGAACTGCAATCGCGTTGACGGATGAGACGGTTCAAATGAGCGCCTTCAAGAAGGAACAGGACGGAGAAGGGTATATCGTACGTCTGTTCGAGCCGACCGGGTATCCCCGTTGCACCGGATTGTCGGTTCCGGCGCTTGGCATCACGGAGAAGGTTGAGCTCAAAGGGTTTGAAATTGTCACTTTACGGATCGAACCGCAGAACGGGGCGTTTACCCGGGTCGGTATATGCGAAGAATCGCTAATAAGCGGAGGAATGCAATCCCATGGCTAA
- a CDS encoding DsbA family protein → MANTQSKKTSNRLFVVATLAVSVIVLAVSLVFLRNSEASPDLGGLPNYTEIRGDYDADGLKYEKQPHLGDASAKVKVIEFADFKCPACKKWKETYFEQFRKDYVDTGKVELFFINFAFIDRDSILAASAGEAIAAQNNDKFWEFMSMLYDHQGDEAKIWATPEFLRVFVKKNIAGIDYDRFATDLKNHTYMLAVKEDFKTAGNYGVNGTPQFMVDGKLLKGGYGELTAAIDAKLAAGGNE, encoded by the coding sequence ATGGCTAACACCCAATCGAAAAAAACGTCCAATCGCCTTTTTGTCGTCGCAACCCTGGCGGTCAGTGTCATTGTGCTGGCGGTTTCTCTGGTCTTTCTGAGGAATTCGGAGGCTTCCCCGGACCTCGGCGGTCTGCCCAATTATACGGAAATCCGCGGCGATTACGATGCGGACGGGCTGAAATACGAGAAGCAACCCCATCTGGGCGATGCTTCGGCAAAGGTAAAGGTTATCGAATTCGCCGATTTCAAATGCCCGGCCTGCAAGAAGTGGAAGGAAACCTATTTTGAGCAATTCAGAAAGGATTATGTCGATACTGGCAAGGTAGAGCTCTTTTTCATCAATTTTGCGTTTATCGACCGAGATTCCATTCTGGCAGCAAGTGCCGGTGAAGCAATTGCCGCTCAGAATAACGACAAGTTCTGGGAGTTTATGAGCATGCTGTACGATCATCAAGGTGATGAGGCGAAGATTTGGGCTACACCGGAGTTCCTGCGGGTTTTTGTGAAAAAGAATATTGCCGGGATCGACTACGACCGCTTCGCCACAGATCTTAAGAACCACACGTACATGCTGGCGGTCAAAGAGGACTTCAAGACAGCGGGCAATTACGGGGTGAACGGCACACCGCAGTTTATGGTTGACGGCAAGCTTCTAAAGGGCGGCTACGGGGAGCTGACGGCGGCGATTGATGCGAAGCTTGCGGCCGGCGGGAATGAATAG
- a CDS encoding glycoside hydrolase family 130 protein, with protein sequence MTSVFEERKAQLTERYEALIGRKNEKVPFGNGIYDRYQYPLLTAEHAPLIWRYDFNPETNPYFAERIGVNGVFNPGAIELDGKFYIVARVEGNDRKSFFAVAESDSGVDGFRFWDHPVVLPETEDPDINVYDMRLVKHADGWIYGLFCTERKDPDAPHGDLSSAVAQCGITRTKDLKTWERLADLKTGSAQQRNVVLHPEFVDGKYAFYTRPQDGFIDAGSGGGIGWGLSDTIENAVITSESIMDQRYYHTIKEVKNGQGPAPIKTPRGWLHIAHGVRNTAAGLRYVLYAFLSDLNEPNKVTHAPGGHFIAPDGEERVGDVSNVVFCNGVIARDNGDIYIYYASSDTRVHVATTTVDQMLDYVLNTPEDPLRSYACVQQRIALVDRNLQL encoded by the coding sequence ATGACTTCAGTATTTGAGGAACGCAAAGCGCAGTTAACCGAACGATATGAGGCACTGATTGGACGCAAAAATGAAAAGGTGCCTTTCGGCAACGGTATTTATGACCGTTACCAGTATCCGCTGCTGACCGCAGAGCATGCACCGCTGATCTGGCGTTATGACTTCAATCCTGAGACCAACCCTTATTTCGCTGAAAGAATCGGCGTGAACGGAGTCTTCAATCCGGGGGCAATCGAACTGGATGGCAAATTCTATATTGTGGCCCGTGTAGAGGGCAATGACCGCAAATCCTTCTTCGCCGTTGCCGAGAGCGACAGCGGTGTGGACGGCTTCCGCTTCTGGGATCACCCGGTTGTGCTGCCTGAGACAGAAGACCCGGACATCAACGTCTATGATATGCGTCTGGTCAAACATGCCGACGGCTGGATCTACGGACTGTTCTGCACCGAACGCAAAGACCCGGATGCCCCGCACGGCGATCTGTCCAGTGCTGTAGCACAGTGCGGCATCACCCGCACTAAAGACCTGAAAACGTGGGAGCGCCTGGCTGACCTTAAGACCGGCTCCGCCCAGCAGCGCAATGTCGTGCTGCATCCTGAATTCGTAGACGGCAAATATGCCTTCTATACCCGTCCGCAGGATGGCTTCATCGACGCCGGCTCCGGCGGCGGCATCGGCTGGGGCTTGTCCGATACTATCGAGAATGCTGTGATTACCAGTGAGTCAATCATGGATCAGCGCTACTACCATACGATCAAAGAAGTGAAGAACGGCCAAGGACCGGCTCCGATCAAAACCCCGCGCGGCTGGCTGCATATCGCCCACGGCGTGCGCAATACCGCTGCAGGCCTGCGTTACGTGCTCTATGCCTTCCTGTCGGACCTGAATGAGCCGAACAAGGTTACCCACGCTCCCGGCGGACATTTCATCGCACCGGACGGCGAGGAACGCGTCGGCGATGTATCGAACGTCGTATTCTGTAACGGTGTGATCGCCCGTGACAACGGAGACATCTATATCTACTATGCATCCTCTGATACCCGTGTTCATGTAGCTACTACCACCGTCGACCAGATGCTCGATTATGTGCTGAACACGCCGGAAGATCCGCTCCGCTCCTATGCCTGCGTTCAGCAGCGGATCGCGCTGGTCGACCGTAATTTGCAGCTCTAA
- a CDS encoding AGE family epimerase/isomerase: MKNSPEQWLNALEQELQDNILGFWMKHTLDEQHGGFVGEIDNQLNIVEGAGKSLVLNARILWTFATAYRTYRKAEYLAIAERAYGYLLEHFLDKEYGGLYWMVDAAGAPSQLKKQVYGQAFAIYALAEYHHATGHAEALEQAVELFRLLEKHGYDPLYKGYIEALARDWQLTNDLSLSAKDMNEKKSMNTHLHVLEGYTGLYRVWKSEELRVKLAELIETMLKHIVDDEGKHFLLFMDEEWNVKSDIISYGHDIEGSWLLVEAAEVLGDEELLQRVQKVAISMAEATLNEGIDADGGIWNEADSNGLISKDKDWWPQAEAMVGFYNAYQLTEDARFQEAAAASWNFIDSYMVDHKLGEWYWGVDHNLQPVAHEPKVSAWKCPYHNSRACFEMIARLKSSIKETI; this comes from the coding sequence ATGAAGAATTCACCTGAACAATGGCTGAACGCGCTGGAGCAGGAGCTTCAGGACAATATCCTCGGCTTCTGGATGAAGCATACCCTGGATGAGCAGCACGGCGGTTTTGTCGGCGAGATTGACAATCAGCTGAATATTGTGGAAGGCGCCGGAAAGAGCCTTGTACTCAATGCGCGGATTCTCTGGACCTTTGCGACAGCTTACCGTACTTACCGTAAAGCCGAGTATCTGGCTATCGCCGAACGCGCCTATGGTTATCTGCTTGAGCATTTCCTAGACAAGGAATACGGCGGATTATACTGGATGGTGGATGCAGCGGGTGCACCTTCCCAGCTGAAGAAGCAGGTGTACGGGCAAGCCTTCGCGATTTATGCCCTGGCCGAGTATCATCATGCCACTGGACATGCAGAAGCCCTGGAGCAAGCTGTAGAGCTGTTCCGTCTGTTAGAGAAACACGGTTATGATCCTCTTTATAAAGGTTATATTGAAGCACTCGCACGCGACTGGCAGCTGACCAATGACCTGTCCCTCAGCGCCAAGGATATGAACGAGAAAAAATCGATGAACACGCATCTGCATGTTCTCGAGGGCTATACCGGCCTCTACCGGGTGTGGAAGTCAGAGGAGCTGCGGGTTAAGCTGGCCGAACTGATTGAGACCATGCTTAAACATATCGTGGATGATGAAGGCAAGCATTTCCTTCTGTTCATGGACGAAGAGTGGAATGTGAAATCCGATATCATCTCCTACGGTCATGATATCGAAGGCAGCTGGCTGCTGGTGGAGGCCGCCGAGGTACTTGGTGACGAGGAGCTTCTGCAGCGCGTTCAGAAGGTTGCTATCTCAATGGCAGAAGCCACACTTAACGAAGGTATCGACGCTGACGGCGGAATATGGAACGAAGCTGACAGTAATGGCTTAATCTCTAAGGACAAAGACTGGTGGCCTCAGGCGGAAGCCATGGTCGGTTTCTACAATGCCTACCAGCTGACAGAGGATGCCCGCTTCCAGGAAGCTGCCGCAGCGTCATGGAACTTTATTGACAGCTACATGGTCGACCACAAGCTGGGCGAATGGTATTGGGGTGTAGACCACAATCTGCAGCCGGTGGCTCATGAGCCAAAGGTCAGCGCCTGGAAATGCCCTTATCATAACAGCAGAGCCTGCTTCGAAATGATCGCACGGCTTAAATCATCTATAAAGGAGACTATCTAA
- a CDS encoding glycoside hydrolase family 113, whose amino-acid sequence MSLLNEYVGGVTWGFMGRRGTWALESAETSMELMKSVTGANWTAIAFSAIQATPQSTEIPYWELPTVTDDEVLWAIRKAKLLQMKVCLKPIVNCADGTWRAHINFFDKDVPCEPKWSEWFRSYTAFILHYAAIAEESGCEMFCIGCELVQADRREAEWRALIAEVRKVYSGVITYNCDKYQEDNVTWWDALDVISSSGYYPEHDWEAQLDRIEAVVKKQDKPFFFMEAGCPSRTGSAAIPNDWTLAGEPSEEEQSRFYHAMFSSCEGRDWVQGFMLWDWPARLYPPEEAPVNDDYCMYGKAAAPVIKDYYTSKING is encoded by the coding sequence ATGTCACTGCTGAATGAATACGTCGGAGGCGTTACCTGGGGCTTTATGGGCAGGCGCGGAACGTGGGCGCTCGAATCAGCCGAAACTTCAATGGAGCTTATGAAATCGGTTACCGGCGCGAATTGGACAGCCATCGCCTTCAGTGCTATCCAAGCTACCCCGCAATCTACGGAAATTCCTTACTGGGAGCTGCCGACAGTGACTGATGATGAGGTGCTGTGGGCTATCCGCAAGGCTAAGCTACTACAGATGAAGGTCTGCCTGAAACCGATCGTCAATTGCGCAGACGGCACTTGGCGGGCTCATATCAACTTTTTCGACAAGGATGTTCCCTGCGAGCCCAAATGGTCGGAGTGGTTCCGCTCTTATACTGCCTTTATTCTGCATTATGCTGCGATCGCTGAAGAAAGCGGCTGCGAAATGTTCTGCATCGGCTGTGAGCTGGTTCAGGCGGACAGACGCGAAGCAGAGTGGCGGGCTTTGATTGCCGAAGTCCGTAAGGTCTATAGCGGCGTTATTACGTACAATTGCGACAAGTATCAGGAGGATAATGTGACCTGGTGGGATGCGCTCGATGTCATTTCCTCCAGCGGCTACTATCCTGAACACGACTGGGAAGCTCAGCTGGACCGGATTGAAGCTGTGGTGAAGAAGCAGGACAAACCGTTTTTCTTCATGGAAGCGGGCTGTCCAAGCCGGACGGGAAGCGCAGCCATCCCCAATGACTGGACGCTGGCAGGTGAGCCGAGCGAAGAAGAGCAGAGCCGTTTCTACCATGCCATGTTCAGCAGCTGTGAAGGCCGGGACTGGGTACAGGGCTTTATGCTGTGGGATTGGCCGGCACGTCTCTATCCGCCCGAAGAAGCGCCAGTTAATGATGACTACTGCATGTACGGCAAGGCAGCGGCACCGGTTATCAAAGACTACTATACTTCCAAAATCAATGGTTAG
- a CDS encoding response regulator transcription factor → MIRVMIADDEEVIRRGLEKITSRMDLEVKVIGSHGNGLEAWNQLSGLSEEDIDLLITDIKMPRMDGFKLIEEARGHMKNLPIAVLSGFSEFDYARRAMRFGALDYLLKPIEKSQLYELLKKVEENKKLKAAEPQQEAVQASEGGEHYVVEQTKSILEKEYNHNFELERLAETVGMNASYISRLFKYKTGQTITEYLIGIRIARAKELLTGRPDLKNYEIAEMVGYSDPVYFNKLFKKICGMTPKDYKSGCRVPKS, encoded by the coding sequence GTGATCAGAGTCATGATAGCGGATGATGAGGAAGTTATTCGCCGTGGGCTTGAGAAGATTACTTCCAGAATGGATTTGGAAGTGAAGGTTATCGGCTCTCACGGCAACGGCCTGGAGGCGTGGAACCAGCTTTCTGGTTTATCGGAAGAGGACATCGACCTGCTGATTACGGATATCAAAATGCCGAGAATGGACGGCTTTAAGCTGATAGAAGAAGCCCGCGGCCATATGAAGAACCTGCCGATTGCAGTGCTGAGCGGCTTTAGTGAATTTGACTATGCCCGGCGGGCGATGCGATTCGGCGCACTGGATTATCTGCTCAAGCCCATTGAGAAATCACAATTATATGAGCTGCTGAAGAAGGTGGAGGAGAACAAGAAGCTTAAGGCTGCTGAACCGCAGCAGGAGGCGGTGCAGGCGTCCGAAGGCGGAGAGCATTATGTGGTCGAACAGACCAAGAGCATTCTGGAGAAGGAGTACAACCACAATTTTGAACTGGAGCGGCTGGCGGAGACCGTTGGAATGAATGCCAGCTATATCAGCCGCTTATTTAAATATAAGACCGGACAGACAATTACGGAGTATCTGATTGGAATACGGATTGCCAGGGCTAAGGAGCTGCTGACCGGGCGGCCTGATCTTAAAAATTATGAGATTGCGGAAATGGTCGGTTACAGTGACCCGGTGTATTTCAATAAGCTGTTTAAAAAGATATGCGGTATGACTCCGAAAGATTATAAAAGCGGTTGCAGAGTTCCGAAAAGCTAA